Proteins encoded in a region of the Quercus lobata isolate SW786 chromosome 8, ValleyOak3.0 Primary Assembly, whole genome shotgun sequence genome:
- the LOC115958367 gene encoding anthranilate N-methyltransferase-like, producing the protein MAFLKESNPRNLDNDQREEKSFSCAMQLSTSIVLPVVLHSNPDATMMLDRILKLLVSHSVLGCTVVADVDFGSFQRLYSLTPVSEYFVTNEDGVSLGPYTALAQDQVFIKSWSQLNDAILEGGIPFNRTYGTHFFKYTDLDPRFNKMFNVAMFNHTTIVIKKILESYKGFEQLRQLVDVGGGLGVTINLITTRYPNIKGINFDLPHVIQHARPYPGVEHVEGDMFENVPEGHVIFMKSILHDWSDEYCLKLLKNCYNAIPNDGKVIVVEAVIPTMPNISTPMKSTYQLDMLMMTQYTGGKERTQEEIMALATMAGFSDIKFECSVCDLWVMEFFK; encoded by the exons ATGGCCTTTCTAAAAGAATCCAATCCAAGAAATCTTGATAATgatcaaagagaagaaaaaagtttcTCCTGTGCCATGCAGCTCTCGACCTCCATTGTGCTGCCCGTGGTCTTGCACTCGAACCCCGACGCAACCATGATGCTGGACCGCATTCTCAAGCTGCTGGTCAGCCACTCTGTGCTTGGTTGCACCGTGGTTGCTGATGTGGACTTTGGGTCTTTCCAGAGGCTCTACAGTCTTACTCCTGTGTCTGAGTACTTCGTGACTAATGAAGATGGCGTGTCATTGGGTCCCTACACGGCCTTGGCTCAAGACCAAGTCTTTATAAAAAGCTG GTCCCAACTGAACGATGCAATTCTTGAGGGAGGAATTCCATTCAATAGGACTTATGGGACGCATTTCTTCAAGTATACAGACTTGGACCCCAGATTTAATAAGATGTTTAACGTAGCAATGTTCAACCACACTACTATTGTCATCAAGAAGATCCTTGAGTCTTACAAAGGTTTTGAGCAACTCAGGCAACTAGTCGATGTTGGTGGTGGTCTAGGAGTTACCATTAACTTAATCACTACTAGATACCCCAATATCAAGGGCATTAATTTCGACTTGCCTCATGTTATACAACATGCTCGACCTTATCCTG GTGTGGAACATGTAGAAGGAGATATGTTTGAGAACGTTCCTGAAGGACATGTCATTTTTATGAAG TCGATACTTCATGATTGGAGTGACGAATACTGCTTGAAGCTGTTAAAAAATTGCTACAATGCTATCCCAAATGATGGAAAGGTTATTGTTGTAGAGGCAGTTATTCCAACTATGCCCAATATTAGCACTCCTATGAAGAGCACCTATCAATTGGATATGCTAATGATGACTCAATACACTGGAGGAAAGGAAAGGACCCAAGAAGAAATCATGGCCTTGGCAACCATGGCTGGATTTAGTGACATCAAATTTGAATGTTCTGTCTGTGATCTGTGGGTTATGGAGTTTTTCAAGTAA